One genomic segment of Vibrio agarivorans includes these proteins:
- a CDS encoding sensor domain-containing diguanylate cyclase, which yields MTTLSQAKTKMIGLLTQLQKYPDIQGLEKIKSVLNTIAADYDETIPQSIKHFIVGLTHDRHDELELAVQNYEHCINACDESELTLSLLSKILIGSICSEQDNYQRSYLMFDEVLSYSHLLDGYPLSLAYTNISGLYCNMKLYHEAIDVGHKGIANSKTINNPYNQAICLLNVGYAYAHLKEVQLSILYLTKAVNLAISIDNPRVEAIAHTYLTHAKVLDKQHYPHTEIIEHFETAERLYKSVKVNFNRIENGLYWAKYLESIEQNVQATQVLSMVKPKLQNNDYGEFQRLFLDVEQKLLNKSQQPEALIACQRRAINQLSKDLDIALTQQSHTISDAVKITRQEQVQLVDSKVYENLGTINAIGQYVATSKNLDECLPQIYQQVAQIFPATEFGIAIYDEQRHQLQYRYFYDEKGPVKSVSVNTQTERSLGAYCIEHRQTVHLNLVSEEAISPYLGLAHSNASTSTKHDSSDTNKSGIDNCDLNSVIITPITLGDRVLGILSVQHRLVNQYQQHHCRLFEQLASFIAIALDNRQQRQELELANKTLDKLSKTDPLTGLYNRYSLDSITPQVINRAINQHLSLSMVIIDIDYYKSYNDHYGHQKGDEVLREVSQALLNTFNCPNDYLFRYGGDEFLMLSLSYSVSELELRLNQLYQAIATLKIENPSSPVDNYLTLSCGGAYVDGNSSNIHYDKLFNLADGALYKVKAKDRNGFSIDFHTSDSF from the coding sequence ATGACAACGCTCAGTCAGGCAAAAACCAAGATGATTGGTTTATTGACACAATTACAAAAATACCCCGATATTCAAGGCTTAGAGAAAATTAAAAGTGTGCTAAACACAATTGCAGCTGACTATGATGAGACGATCCCACAAAGTATCAAACATTTCATCGTTGGCCTTACGCACGATCGTCACGACGAACTCGAACTCGCCGTTCAAAATTACGAACACTGCATCAATGCGTGTGATGAGTCGGAACTGACGCTTTCTTTGCTGTCGAAAATTCTGATTGGCTCTATCTGTTCAGAACAGGATAATTACCAACGCTCCTATCTGATGTTTGACGAAGTGCTCTCCTACTCTCATTTGCTGGATGGCTACCCACTTTCGCTTGCGTATACCAATATCAGCGGCCTCTACTGCAATATGAAGCTCTACCATGAGGCTATTGACGTCGGACACAAAGGGATCGCAAACTCAAAAACTATCAATAACCCATATAACCAAGCAATATGCTTACTCAATGTCGGTTATGCGTATGCACACCTCAAAGAGGTGCAACTATCAATCCTCTATCTAACCAAAGCGGTTAATCTTGCTATCAGTATCGATAACCCGCGTGTAGAAGCGATCGCTCACACTTATCTCACCCACGCCAAAGTGCTCGACAAACAGCATTATCCTCACACTGAGATCATAGAACACTTTGAAACGGCTGAGCGCCTATATAAATCGGTTAAGGTGAACTTTAACCGCATTGAAAACGGCTTATATTGGGCTAAATACCTTGAGTCAATTGAGCAAAATGTGCAAGCCACCCAAGTACTTAGCATGGTTAAACCCAAGCTACAGAATAATGACTATGGTGAGTTTCAACGCTTGTTTCTTGATGTTGAGCAGAAGCTACTCAATAAAAGCCAGCAACCAGAAGCACTTATCGCCTGTCAACGCCGCGCTATAAACCAACTCAGCAAAGATTTGGATATCGCGTTAACGCAACAAAGTCATACCATCTCTGATGCAGTTAAAATTACGCGTCAAGAGCAAGTGCAATTGGTCGATTCTAAAGTTTATGAAAACCTCGGTACAATCAATGCTATTGGTCAATACGTTGCCACCTCAAAAAACTTAGACGAGTGCTTACCGCAGATTTACCAACAAGTAGCTCAGATATTTCCTGCTACTGAGTTTGGAATTGCCATTTATGATGAGCAAAGGCATCAACTGCAATATCGTTACTTTTATGATGAGAAAGGTCCGGTAAAATCCGTTTCGGTTAATACACAGACCGAGCGAAGTCTTGGGGCCTACTGTATTGAACATCGTCAAACTGTGCACCTTAATCTCGTCTCAGAGGAAGCGATTAGCCCCTACCTTGGGCTGGCTCACAGTAACGCTAGCACCAGCACCAAGCATGACTCGAGTGATACAAACAAAAGCGGCATAGATAACTGCGATCTCAACTCGGTCATAATTACGCCTATCACCCTCGGTGATCGTGTATTGGGGATTCTGTCAGTACAACACAGACTCGTGAACCAATATCAACAACATCATTGCCGACTATTTGAGCAACTAGCATCATTTATCGCGATCGCTCTCGATAACCGCCAGCAAAGACAAGAGCTTGAATTAGCCAATAAAACACTCGATAAACTTAGCAAAACCGATCCCTTAACCGGGCTATACAACCGATATTCTCTCGACTCCATAACGCCTCAAGTGATCAACCGTGCTATCAATCAACACCTGTCACTTTCTATGGTGATCATCGATATCGATTACTACAAGAGCTACAACGATCACTACGGGCATCAAAAAGGAGATGAGGTTCTTAGAGAAGTCTCTCAAGCACTTCTTAACACCTTTAATTGCCCTAATGACTACCTATTTCGCTATGGTGGCGATGAGTTTTTGATGCTCAGTTTGAGCTATTCCGTCTCTGAACTTGAGCTTCGACTGAACCAACTCTATCAAGCGATAGCAACGCTTAAAATTGAGAATCCAAGTTCGCCCGTTGATAACTATCTCACCCTATCGTGCGGTGGTGCCTATGTAGATGGTAATTCATCAAACATCCATTACGACAAACTATTCAATCTTGCCGATGGTGCGCTGTATAAAGTGAAAGCGAAAGATCGTAATGGCTTTAGTATCGACTTCCATACCTCAGACTCATTTTGA
- a CDS encoding L-serine ammonia-lyase has translation MLSIFDIYKIGVGPSSSHTNGPMIAGYNFTQLLGDSVSKVTRVQVDLYGSLSLTGIGHHTDRATILGLLGNRPDTIHITSANQAMRHAIDNGELSIAGDHTIAFNYETDMLFHEDNLPLHENGMTITAYDAQAKQVGFETYYSIGGGFIATADELMNGTGTTEKDVEFPFKSADSMLEQAEKNGLSLGGMVLRNELSFQDQDAIDNKAEQIWAVMSKCMERGFGTEGILDGGLNVTRRAPNLLKKLEANAVIENDPMEIMDWINLFAFAVSEENAAGGQVVTSPTNGAAGVIPAVLTYYHRFIKELDVKQLKDFIAVSGAIGILYKTNASISGAEVGCQGEIGVSSSMAAAGLTALRGGSNEQICIAAEIAMEHSLGMTCDPIGGLVQVPCIERNAMGAMKAINASRMALKRTSKCLISLDKVIETMYQTGKDMNKKYRETSLGGLALIHLAPPCE, from the coding sequence ATGCTGTCTATCTTTGATATCTACAAAATCGGTGTCGGTCCATCAAGTTCTCATACTAATGGTCCAATGATTGCGGGTTACAACTTCACTCAACTGCTTGGTGATAGCGTGTCGAAAGTGACTCGTGTACAAGTCGACCTCTACGGCTCATTGTCGCTAACGGGTATCGGTCACCATACTGATCGCGCGACAATTCTAGGCCTATTAGGTAACCGCCCAGACACGATTCATATCACGTCTGCAAACCAAGCCATGCGTCATGCTATCGATAATGGTGAGCTGTCTATCGCTGGCGATCACACCATCGCTTTCAACTATGAAACAGACATGCTGTTCCACGAAGATAACCTCCCTCTTCATGAAAACGGCATGACCATTACAGCGTACGATGCTCAAGCGAAGCAAGTTGGCTTTGAGACCTATTACTCTATCGGCGGTGGCTTTATCGCAACTGCTGATGAGCTAATGAACGGCACTGGCACGACGGAAAAAGACGTAGAGTTCCCATTCAAAAGCGCCGATAGCATGCTTGAGCAAGCCGAGAAAAATGGTTTGAGCCTGGGTGGCATGGTGCTGCGTAATGAACTGTCGTTCCAAGATCAAGACGCTATCGACAACAAAGCTGAGCAGATTTGGGCGGTAATGAGCAAATGTATGGAGCGTGGGTTCGGTACAGAAGGTATTCTTGACGGCGGTCTAAACGTTACTCGTCGTGCACCTAACTTGCTTAAGAAGCTAGAAGCAAACGCCGTGATTGAAAACGACCCTATGGAGATTATGGATTGGATCAACCTGTTTGCTTTTGCTGTCAGCGAAGAAAACGCTGCAGGTGGCCAAGTGGTGACATCACCAACCAATGGTGCAGCTGGCGTTATTCCGGCAGTCCTAACCTACTACCACCGTTTCATCAAAGAGCTGGATGTTAAGCAGCTTAAAGACTTCATTGCAGTTTCAGGCGCTATCGGCATCCTTTACAAAACCAATGCTTCAATCTCTGGTGCGGAAGTGGGTTGTCAGGGCGAAATTGGCGTTTCATCTTCCATGGCTGCTGCAGGTCTAACTGCTCTGCGTGGCGGTAGCAACGAACAGATCTGTATCGCGGCTGAAATCGCAATGGAACACTCACTGGGCATGACGTGTGACCCTATCGGTGGTTTAGTTCAAGTGCCTTGTATTGAGCGAAATGCTATGGGTGCAATGAAAGCGATCAATGCCTCTCGCATGGCACTGAAACGCACCAGCAAATGCCTGATTTCTTTGGACAAGGTTATCGAGACCATGTACCAAACAGGTAAAGATATGAATAAGAAATACCGCGAAACCTCTCTTGGCGGCCTAGCGTTGATTCACCTTGCACCACCTTGTGAGTAA
- a CDS encoding sodium:solute symporter translates to MVTYSSMLVVALYLAVTIVISYLVNVRHKNGGDYSTGGQQFGWFTAGVSILATYISAMTFVGMPGWVYSSGMEAMSIHLNYPFVIFFATIFFVPVFYKLGLTSIYEYLELRFGVVARTINSIVFILVQCISSGVILYAIALILVQVLPVSIAEAIIYISIFTAIYTYAGGISTVIWTDMLQSAVLVIGTICIIAILLFNISTGDYAAPSPELLNIVNSSFDPGVDTTIWAGVFAVTFLHLSVYGTNQLIIQRTLATRSVEHAKKSMLLCGYGAFFIYLIFAVLGVLLSIYYQGHPFENSNEVILDFVFNHTNPIVIGLIISALAAAAMSTLDSTYNSMATVATFDIYKRFVNKNASGKHYESVARKLSLAAAASVILPALFAISNESVLKTIASLTSIFVGIRLGSFVLGLFFDKANEKGVIAGSITSIIAVFAAQSSAISWPWFAPIGTAVFLILGVVVSAKWGENSKANERFIHSQKHLIIKPSMSQYGLLVFAAISIAACFVIPKWLLAAFA, encoded by the coding sequence ATGGTTACGTATTCAAGCATGCTAGTGGTTGCCCTGTATCTCGCTGTCACTATTGTTATAAGTTATTTAGTCAACGTCCGGCATAAGAACGGTGGTGACTACTCTACAGGTGGTCAACAGTTCGGTTGGTTTACTGCGGGGGTTTCTATCCTAGCAACCTACATCAGCGCGATGACCTTTGTTGGTATGCCCGGTTGGGTCTACAGTTCTGGTATGGAAGCGATGAGCATCCATTTGAACTACCCTTTCGTGATTTTCTTTGCCACGATATTTTTCGTCCCTGTTTTTTACAAGCTAGGCCTTACATCCATCTATGAATACTTAGAGTTACGCTTTGGCGTTGTTGCTAGAACGATCAACTCTATCGTCTTCATTCTGGTTCAATGTATATCGTCTGGTGTTATTTTGTATGCTATCGCGTTGATTTTGGTACAAGTACTTCCAGTCTCGATAGCAGAAGCGATCATCTATATTAGTATTTTTACTGCGATTTATACCTACGCGGGTGGTATATCCACCGTGATCTGGACAGACATGCTGCAATCTGCCGTACTCGTCATAGGTACAATTTGCATCATCGCCATTTTGTTATTCAATATTTCAACGGGCGACTACGCTGCCCCTTCGCCGGAACTATTGAATATCGTCAACAGTTCATTTGATCCCGGTGTTGATACAACCATCTGGGCAGGTGTCTTCGCGGTGACGTTTTTACACTTGAGTGTGTATGGTACGAACCAACTGATTATCCAACGTACGCTTGCGACGCGTTCGGTGGAGCATGCTAAAAAATCGATGCTGCTTTGTGGGTATGGTGCGTTCTTTATCTATCTGATTTTTGCGGTGCTAGGTGTGTTGTTGTCCATTTATTACCAAGGCCACCCATTTGAGAACAGCAATGAAGTGATTTTGGATTTTGTATTCAACCATACCAATCCAATCGTTATTGGTTTGATTATTTCTGCGCTCGCTGCGGCGGCGATGTCGACATTAGATTCGACCTATAACTCAATGGCGACGGTGGCAACCTTCGACATCTACAAACGTTTTGTTAATAAAAATGCCTCGGGTAAACACTATGAATCCGTTGCACGTAAACTTAGCTTGGCCGCTGCAGCATCAGTCATCCTCCCTGCTCTGTTTGCTATCTCCAACGAGTCTGTGCTGAAAACGATTGCAAGTTTGACGTCAATTTTTGTTGGTATTCGCCTAGGTTCGTTTGTATTAGGCCTATTCTTTGACAAAGCCAATGAGAAAGGCGTTATTGCCGGCAGTATCACCAGCATCATTGCCGTATTTGCAGCACAGAGCAGTGCAATTTCATGGCCTTGGTTTGCGCCAATTGGCACTGCCGTATTTTTAATTTTGGGTGTTGTTGTCAGCGCCAAATGGGGTGAAAACTCAAAAGCGAATGAACGCTTTATTCATTCTCAAAAACACTTAATCATAAAGCCGAGTATGAGTCAGTATGGCCTACTTGTGTTTGCAGCCATTTCCATCGCTGCATGTTTCGTTATTCCTAAATGGCTGCTTGCAGCTTTTGCCTAA
- a CDS encoding MFS transporter, with amino-acid sequence MTAKKHMSEVPMIQRVAAYLAILVGYFFYCYNFVIIDYVRPYIVEAYDGISLSDTAQFYTWQSVGALIGALSCAWFATKFGKKNTLITITALNGGATIINMMFTDYATWAAMRFIIGVSLGGYFTVAVSLMIGLFTPTVRGKLTAFASSMFSVALMVMGAYAAFISSIDAPWQSLMWIGGVPPLVAAALMIFVLPSDKKVIAYGEEEAASNEASGEEVKKGSWGEMLSKPYRTITVTCLLLAGLNFYGFQFFSGFVTTYLREVREFDGATVGIIFSISAFGSLFGAWVWGAIADKYGRKVNAFGFILAGVMASLFFVAPSDVMIGSLNMLAILGLIYNFGLSASAVWGGYFSELFPAHLRSYGAALFHGGRIIGMWAPMVLIFIQERSDLQTAMWGSPIVWIVAGLLWLSLPETLRGGLFDKSKKEKAVA; translated from the coding sequence ATGACTGCCAAAAAACACATGAGCGAAGTTCCTATGATTCAAAGGGTAGCCGCTTACTTAGCAATTCTTGTTGGCTACTTTTTCTATTGTTATAACTTTGTAATCATTGACTACGTACGCCCATACATTGTTGAAGCATACGATGGCATCAGCCTTTCTGACACTGCCCAGTTCTATACTTGGCAATCAGTAGGTGCACTTATTGGTGCATTGAGCTGTGCTTGGTTCGCTACCAAATTCGGTAAAAAGAACACACTAATCACCATTACAGCGTTAAACGGTGGTGCAACCATCATCAACATGATGTTCACTGACTATGCAACTTGGGCTGCAATGCGTTTCATCATCGGTGTTTCACTAGGTGGCTACTTTACTGTCGCTGTAAGCTTGATGATCGGTCTATTTACGCCGACTGTACGTGGTAAATTGACAGCGTTTGCCTCTTCTATGTTCTCTGTTGCACTAATGGTAATGGGTGCGTATGCAGCATTCATTTCAAGCATCGATGCCCCTTGGCAAAGCCTAATGTGGATCGGTGGTGTACCACCATTAGTAGCTGCTGCACTGATGATCTTCGTTCTTCCAAGCGACAAGAAAGTGATCGCTTACGGTGAAGAAGAAGCAGCAAGCAACGAAGCTTCTGGTGAAGAAGTGAAGAAAGGTTCTTGGGGCGAAATGTTAAGCAAGCCTTACCGCACAATCACTGTTACGTGTCTTTTACTAGCGGGTCTGAACTTCTACGGCTTCCAGTTCTTCAGTGGTTTTGTAACAACTTACCTACGTGAAGTTCGTGAATTCGACGGTGCAACGGTTGGTATCATCTTCTCTATCTCAGCATTCGGTTCTCTATTCGGTGCTTGGGTTTGGGGTGCAATCGCTGACAAATACGGTCGTAAAGTTAACGCATTTGGTTTCATCCTTGCGGGTGTAATGGCTTCACTATTCTTCGTAGCGCCTAGCGATGTGATGATTGGTAGCCTTAACATGTTGGCGATTCTAGGTCTTATCTACAACTTTGGCCTATCAGCTTCAGCAGTATGGGGTGGTTACTTCTCTGAGTTATTCCCAGCGCACCTTCGTAGCTACGGTGCAGCACTGTTCCATGGTGGTCGTATCATCGGTATGTGGGCGCCTATGGTTCTTATCTTTATCCAAGAGCGCAGCGACCTACAAACGGCAATGTGGGGTTCTCCAATCGTATGGATTGTAGCAGGTCTTCTATGGCTATCACTACCAGAGACGCTAAGAGGCGGTCTATTCGATAAATCGAAGAAAGAGAAAGCGGTAGCTTAA
- a CDS encoding ester cyclase: protein MSKYQEAKRIVREYFDAMENATHENVAEVLKAHTSEDYLFRGVYPFREQEGAEAAAEVFWAPLMKSMTRMQRRQDVFIGGENEVTEGEIWVMSMGHFMGLFDAEYLGMRPTGKIMNLRYAEFNCVENGKITKTGLFVDLLGMMDQAGCYPLPPSTGRHFTYPGPRNHDGLLFEDAAPEEGQATLDLVNKMVADLSALNDSGAMGCPPEVLAKSWSEDMIWYGPCGIGASYTIPRYQQQHQLPFRNNLKDKKFNGHVCRFAEGSFSCFFGWPNLSNTAIGGFLGLPGGEVRADMQVVDVYYRDGDKLSENWVLIDLPYWLKQQGLDVFDRTSTILNPSY from the coding sequence ATGTCTAAATATCAAGAAGCTAAACGCATCGTACGTGAATACTTCGATGCAATGGAAAACGCAACACACGAAAACGTTGCAGAAGTACTAAAAGCACACACTTCAGAAGATTACCTATTCCGCGGTGTTTACCCATTCCGTGAGCAAGAAGGTGCAGAAGCAGCAGCAGAAGTATTCTGGGCTCCTCTAATGAAGTCAATGACACGCATGCAGCGTCGTCAAGATGTATTTATCGGCGGTGAAAACGAAGTAACTGAAGGTGAAATCTGGGTAATGAGCATGGGTCACTTCATGGGTCTATTTGACGCAGAGTACCTAGGTATGCGCCCAACTGGCAAAATCATGAACCTTCGTTACGCTGAGTTCAACTGTGTTGAAAACGGTAAGATCACTAAGACTGGTCTATTCGTTGACCTTCTAGGCATGATGGATCAAGCGGGTTGTTACCCACTACCACCATCAACAGGTCGTCACTTCACTTACCCTGGTCCACGTAACCACGACGGTCTACTGTTCGAAGATGCGGCTCCTGAAGAAGGTCAAGCTACTCTAGATCTAGTAAACAAGATGGTTGCTGACTTATCTGCTCTTAACGACAGCGGCGCTATGGGTTGTCCACCAGAAGTACTAGCGAAGAGCTGGTCTGAAGACATGATCTGGTACGGCCCATGTGGTATCGGTGCTTCTTACACTATCCCACGTTACCAACAGCAGCACCAACTGCCGTTCCGTAACAACCTAAAAGACAAGAAGTTTAACGGCCACGTTTGTCGTTTCGCTGAAGGTAGCTTCTCTTGTTTCTTCGGTTGGCCAAACCTATCTAACACTGCAATCGGTGGTTTCCTAGGTCTACCTGGCGGTGAAGTTCGTGCTGACATGCAAGTAGTAGACGTTTACTACCGTGATGGCGACAAGCTATCTGAGAACTGGGTACTGATCGACCTACCATACTGGTTGAAGCAGCAAGGCCTTGACGTGTTTGACCGCACTTCAACAATCCTTAACCCTTCTTACTAA
- a CDS encoding porin, whose translation MNKSTLSAVILAALTSGSALAAHTWVNEAGDSLTLDGRFDLRYQDRGEVFNAEKDQWESDQGEWNSGSSRFGLKGVMGLDNGWTGFGHAEWGYNSGANGNNIYDRLLYAGVEHDKYGKIAAGTKQWSTFYDVAWYTDLGRVFGTRGSGVYNLADWGIASGSGRAENSITYRNSINDDISYGLTYQTTREDVALASNAEVTLKNGISASVTYKGIEGVTLGASYLQNEISDIDGPVTGVKDGDHMRIMLLGANYTNGGFYAGATFHIGENWEAVSQGGEDVMMDTLGGEIYTYYHFENGLRPTFIYNYMEDRDNETNGYERNLIVPGVEYHFQKNKFLVWTEYQFDLGKDKLVGNKFENRDDQFAAGIRYYF comes from the coding sequence ATGAACAAATCGACTCTTTCTGCAGTGATCTTAGCAGCGCTGACTTCTGGTTCAGCTCTAGCAGCACACACTTGGGTAAACGAGGCAGGTGATAGCCTTACATTAGATGGTCGTTTTGACCTCCGTTACCAAGACAGAGGTGAAGTTTTTAACGCAGAGAAAGATCAGTGGGAAAGTGACCAAGGTGAGTGGAACAGTGGTAGTTCACGTTTCGGCCTAAAAGGCGTAATGGGACTAGACAATGGCTGGACAGGTTTTGGCCATGCTGAATGGGGCTACAACTCTGGCGCTAACGGCAACAACATTTACGATCGTCTTCTATACGCAGGTGTAGAACACGACAAATACGGTAAAATCGCTGCAGGTACAAAGCAGTGGTCAACTTTTTACGACGTAGCTTGGTACACTGACCTTGGTCGTGTATTTGGTACTCGCGGTTCAGGTGTTTACAACCTAGCTGATTGGGGTATCGCATCAGGTTCTGGTCGTGCTGAAAACTCTATTACTTACCGTAACAGCATTAATGACGACATCAGCTACGGTTTGACTTACCAAACTACACGTGAAGACGTAGCACTTGCTTCAAATGCTGAAGTAACCCTAAAGAACGGTATCAGTGCTTCTGTTACTTATAAAGGTATTGAAGGCGTTACATTAGGCGCTTCTTACCTACAGAACGAAATTTCTGACATTGATGGTCCAGTGACAGGCGTGAAAGATGGCGACCACATGCGTATCATGCTACTGGGTGCGAACTACACTAACGGTGGTTTCTACGCGGGTGCAACATTCCACATCGGCGAAAACTGGGAAGCAGTTTCACAAGGTGGTGAAGACGTTATGATGGACACTCTTGGTGGCGAAATTTACACATACTACCACTTCGAGAACGGCCTACGCCCAACCTTCATCTACAACTATATGGAAGACCGTGACAACGAAACCAACGGTTACGAGCGCAACCTAATCGTACCGGGTGTTGAATACCACTTCCAGAAGAACAAATTCCTTGTTTGGACTGAATACCAGTTCGACCTAGGTAAAGATAAACTAGTAGGTAACAAATTTGAAAACCGTGACGACCAGTTCGCTGCGGGTATTCGTTACTACTTCTAA
- a CDS encoding LacI family DNA-binding transcriptional regulator: MSNPKLPVTSKDVAKLAGVSQSTVSRVFVPGSSVAEKTKQKVYEAAKALNYRPNAFARSLTTNESKLIGLVFPDADYPIHMKTLQLISSELQKQGYSAVLIPWQMDAEDTHTIPNIFQYRVDAVIAASATMNTALYEECAELNIPIVQYARVVEGTKSSYVVSDNYSAGQKAAEIFHQANAKSAVYLTGEVPTFTNGERQTGFCIEFEALTGRKARVVEANYDYQESIEPIRRLLAEAERPDAFFCATDNLAMALMDVARHEFNLSVPQDIKIIGFDDIPQAKWISYELSTFSQDFARLARESVKIIVNQIQENDMSLVKLMVPVRYVERKTV, encoded by the coding sequence ATGAGCAATCCAAAATTACCCGTAACTTCTAAAGATGTAGCGAAACTTGCAGGCGTTTCGCAATCCACGGTATCGCGTGTTTTTGTACCGGGAAGCTCGGTAGCAGAAAAAACCAAACAAAAAGTCTATGAGGCCGCCAAGGCTCTTAATTACCGTCCAAATGCATTTGCGCGCAGCCTTACAACCAATGAATCAAAACTCATTGGTTTAGTCTTTCCTGATGCGGATTATCCAATCCACATGAAAACGCTACAGCTGATCAGTTCAGAGCTGCAGAAACAAGGCTACTCGGCAGTGCTGATTCCATGGCAGATGGACGCAGAAGACACTCACACCATTCCAAACATTTTTCAGTACCGTGTAGACGCAGTGATCGCAGCGTCTGCAACGATGAATACTGCCCTTTATGAAGAGTGTGCTGAGTTAAATATCCCAATTGTTCAGTATGCCCGTGTGGTTGAAGGGACAAAGAGTAGTTATGTGGTGAGTGACAACTACTCTGCGGGTCAAAAAGCGGCTGAGATTTTCCATCAAGCGAACGCTAAGTCAGCCGTGTACTTAACCGGTGAAGTGCCAACGTTCACCAATGGTGAGCGCCAAACCGGCTTCTGTATTGAATTTGAGGCTTTAACCGGTCGCAAGGCTAGGGTAGTTGAAGCCAATTATGACTACCAAGAATCGATAGAACCAATTCGTCGATTGCTCGCTGAAGCCGAGCGACCAGATGCATTTTTCTGTGCTACCGACAACCTCGCAATGGCTTTAATGGATGTCGCGCGCCATGAGTTTAATCTATCTGTACCTCAAGACATCAAAATTATTGGCTTCGACGATATCCCACAAGCAAAATGGATCAGCTATGAGTTGAGTACATTCAGCCAAGACTTTGCCCGCCTCGCGCGCGAGTCTGTGAAAATCATCGTCAATCAGATTCAAGAGAACGACATGAGCTTGGTAAAACTGATGGTTCCAGTACGCTACGTTGAGCGCAAGACAGTTTAA